From Mycobacterium lacus, one genomic window encodes:
- a CDS encoding PPOX class F420-dependent oxidoreductase — MNRLGVLARVYLVAVTALVGVATVGIGVWCLVDPTSFAEVVQFHAHRHFLHDVGAFQLGLGAALLLALIWGDALATALAGFIVANTVHTVNHVMDLDVGGSVAQAWALGAVSVALVVAFALRLRQLGYVLGPVATATSQSLAPFVRQKTIRLTTYRKDGTGGSSPVSIVVDGDRAYFRSFERAIKVRRIRRNPNVDFGPATASGRPTGSTQPGGVRLLDGAEYRKAGRLLRQKYPFLHGVVVPLAHRLMRDKFGRTVHAELIPSPAYDALGQPASRSTYDRCVEN; from the coding sequence ATGAATCGCTTGGGCGTGCTGGCGCGGGTTTACCTGGTCGCGGTGACGGCGCTGGTGGGGGTGGCCACCGTCGGGATCGGGGTCTGGTGCCTGGTCGATCCGACGTCATTCGCCGAGGTCGTCCAGTTTCACGCGCACCGGCACTTCCTGCACGACGTCGGCGCCTTCCAGCTGGGCCTGGGCGCCGCACTGCTGCTTGCGCTGATCTGGGGGGACGCGCTGGCCACCGCGCTCGCCGGATTCATCGTGGCCAACACCGTACACACGGTGAACCACGTGATGGACCTCGACGTGGGTGGTTCGGTCGCGCAGGCATGGGCGCTCGGCGCGGTGTCGGTGGCCCTCGTCGTGGCGTTCGCCCTGCGGCTACGCCAACTCGGCTATGTTCTGGGCCCCGTTGCCACCGCGACCAGCCAGAGCCTGGCGCCATTCGTGCGCCAGAAGACGATCAGGCTCACCACGTATCGCAAGGACGGCACCGGGGGCTCCAGCCCGGTCAGCATCGTGGTGGATGGCGACCGCGCCTACTTCCGTAGTTTCGAGCGGGCGATCAAGGTGCGCCGGATTCGACGCAACCCGAACGTCGACTTCGGGCCCGCTACGGCATCGGGCAGGCCGACCGGATCGACGCAACCCGGCGGCGTGCGCTTGTTGGACGGGGCCGAGTACCGGAAGGCGGGGCGTCTGCTCCGCCAGAAATATCCCTTCCTGCATGGCGTGGTGGTGCCGTTGGCGCACCGACTGATGCGGGACAAGTTCGGCCGCACCGTGCACGCGGAGTTGATTCCGTCGCCTGCGTACGATGCTCTCGGCCAGCCTGCGAGTCGTTCGACGTATGACCGGTGCGTTGAAAACTGA
- a CDS encoding PecA family PE domain-processing aspartic protease encodes MPLLVVAPELLASAAADLESIGAALNAAHAAAAVPTTGLAAAAADEVSAAVAALFAGFGQEYQALSVQANAFHQQFVQLLSSGAGSYVAAEAANASVLQTLEQDVLGVVNAPTQLLLGRPLIGDGANGTAASPNGGAGGLLYGNGGNGYSQTASGVGGGAGGAAGLIGNGGAGGAGGPNAPGGAGGNGGWLYGAGGPGGPGGAGPTGAPTKAAASGGLGGAGGWAGLLGPGGMGGAGGDAGQTAALEDGFVGGGGTGGHGGWLWGPAGANGHFGTGGPVNGTVPLHIYNVTEPLVYTSVNGGPAVPVIVDTGSAGLVVPIQDIWLQQLGLPTNVGIGAYSGGLIYVYATFNTTVDFGNGLVTAPTSVNAVLFAVPTSPHAITSSLRAWLANPTLTPFEAYFASAGADGVLGVGPNATGPGPSIPTTALPGTLSQGVLIDMPGGELTFGPNTLPGPNVSVTGAPITTLWVSVDGGPLQPVPSIIDSGGVTGTMPSSVIGSGTLPANTNIEVYADAGGTQRLYSFNTNNYQPTVISSGLMNTGFLPFSLQQVYIDYSPGGVGTTVFDHTV; translated from the coding sequence GTGCCGCTTCTGGTCGTGGCTCCCGAGTTGCTGGCGTCGGCGGCAGCGGATTTGGAGAGCATCGGTGCGGCGCTGAACGCGGCGCACGCGGCCGCGGCTGTTCCCACCACTGGCTTGGCCGCCGCGGCCGCCGACGAGGTATCGGCGGCGGTGGCGGCGCTATTCGCCGGGTTTGGGCAGGAGTATCAGGCGCTCAGCGTGCAGGCCAACGCGTTTCATCAGCAGTTCGTGCAGCTGCTGAGCTCGGGGGCCGGGTCGTATGTGGCCGCGGAGGCCGCCAACGCGTCGGTGTTGCAGACGCTCGAGCAGGACGTGTTGGGGGTGGTCAACGCACCGACCCAGCTGTTGCTGGGGCGTCCGCTGATCGGCGATGGGGCAAACGGGACGGCCGCGAGCCCCAACGGCGGGGCCGGTGGGCTGCTGTATGGCAACGGTGGCAACGGCTATTCCCAGACGGCGTCGGGGGTCGGCGGCGGTGCCGGCGGTGCGGCGGGGCTGATCGGCAATGGGGGCGCCGGGGGTGCCGGCGGACCCAACGCACCCGGTGGGGCCGGCGGCAACGGCGGATGGCTGTACGGTGCCGGCGGGCCCGGTGGGCCGGGAGGCGCCGGCCCGACGGGCGCGCCGACCAAGGCCGCCGCGAGTGGCGGACTCGGCGGAGCTGGCGGTTGGGCGGGCCTGCTCGGCCCCGGCGGGATGGGCGGCGCCGGCGGAGACGCCGGCCAAACCGCGGCCCTCGAGGACGGGTTTGTCGGCGGCGGCGGCACCGGCGGCCACGGCGGCTGGTTGTGGGGCCCCGCCGGGGCCAATGGGCACTTTGGGACGGGCGGCCCGGTCAACGGGACCGTCCCGCTGCACATCTATAACGTCACCGAGCCGTTGGTGTACACGTCCGTCAACGGCGGACCGGCCGTGCCCGTGATCGTCGACACCGGGTCCGCTGGTCTCGTGGTCCCGATTCAAGACATCTGGCTACAGCAGCTCGGCTTGCCCACGAACGTTGGGATCGGCGCTTACAGCGGCGGGCTGATCTATGTCTACGCCACCTTCAACACGACGGTCGATTTCGGGAATGGCCTCGTCACCGCGCCCACCAGCGTTAACGCCGTCCTCTTCGCGGTCCCGACCTCGCCCCACGCGATCACGTCGTCTCTGCGAGCCTGGCTCGCCAATCCGACGTTGACCCCGTTCGAGGCGTATTTCGCCTCGGCCGGCGCGGACGGCGTCTTGGGTGTCGGACCGAATGCCACGGGCCCGGGCCCCAGCATTCCGACCACGGCCCTGCCGGGCACCCTCAGCCAGGGTGTTCTCATCGACATGCCCGGGGGTGAGCTGACGTTCGGGCCCAACACATTGCCTGGCCCCAACGTCTCGGTCACCGGAGCGCCGATTACCACCCTGTGGGTATCGGTCGATGGCGGGCCTCTCCAGCCCGTTCCGTCGATCATCGACTCCGGTGGCGTCACGGGAACCATGCCGTCGTCCGTGATCGGGTCCGGAACGCTACCGGCGAACACGAACATTGAGGTCTACGCCGACGCCGGGGGCACTCAGAGGCTCTACTCCTTCAACACGAACAATTACCAGCCGACCGTCATCTCATCAGGCTTGATGAATACCGGCTTCCTGCCCTTCTCACTCCAACAGGTGTACATCGACTACAGCCCCGGCGGTGTCGGGACGACGGTCTTTGATCACACAGTGTGA
- a CDS encoding cutinase family protein translates to MTARRLTRIVGVSVVTTWALVSAPIGAPAASADPCSDVAVVFARGTHQEPGLGDVGQAFVDSLGSQIGGRSVAVYAVNYPANDDYHTSASSGADDASAHILDTVASCPSTRIVLGGYSQGSTVIDLSTTTMPAPVAEHVAAVALFGEPSSGFSSMLWGGQPLPTISPLYGAKTINLCAPDDPICSPGSNIMAHVSYIQSGMTNQAATFAANKLGQAASRA, encoded by the coding sequence GTGACTGCCCGCAGGCTTACTCGCATCGTTGGTGTCTCGGTTGTGACGACGTGGGCGCTGGTGAGCGCGCCGATCGGCGCGCCCGCCGCGTCCGCCGATCCATGCTCGGATGTCGCGGTGGTTTTCGCTCGCGGCACCCATCAAGAGCCGGGTCTCGGCGACGTCGGCCAGGCATTTGTCGATTCGCTCGGCTCGCAGATCGGCGGGCGGTCCGTGGCCGTCTACGCGGTCAACTACCCGGCGAACGACGACTACCACACGAGCGCGTCCAGCGGCGCCGACGACGCGAGTGCCCACATCCTGGACACCGTCGCCAGCTGCCCGAGCACCAGAATTGTGCTTGGCGGGTATTCGCAGGGCTCCACGGTGATCGATTTGTCCACCACGACGATGCCCGCTCCGGTGGCCGAACATGTCGCGGCCGTGGCCCTTTTCGGCGAGCCATCCAGCGGGTTCTCCAGCATGTTGTGGGGTGGCCAGCCGCTGCCGACAATCAGCCCGCTGTACGGCGCCAAGACCATCAACTTGTGCGCCCCCGACGACCCGATATGCTCCCCGGGCTCGAACATCATGGCGCACGTTTCCTACATCCAGTCCGGGATGACAAACCAGGCCGCGACATTCGCGGCCAACAAGCTCGGTCAGGCGGCTTCACGCGCCTAA
- a CDS encoding type II toxin-antitoxin system Phd/YefM family antitoxin, protein MGSVTVRELRNSGGEVLRRVERGERIVVTRDGTPVAELRPLPHPSAGPAELIRRRRHLPRVNPDALRHDIDNLIDPSP, encoded by the coding sequence ATGGGATCGGTGACAGTGCGCGAGTTGCGCAACAGCGGGGGAGAAGTGCTGCGCCGCGTCGAGCGGGGTGAGCGCATCGTGGTAACCCGTGACGGCACCCCGGTGGCCGAATTGCGGCCGCTCCCACATCCCAGCGCCGGCCCCGCCGAGCTTATTCGCCGCCGCAGGCATCTCCCGAGAGTAAATCCCGACGCTCTGCGCCACGATATCGATAACCTGATCGATCCATCGCCGTGA
- a CDS encoding type II toxin-antitoxin system VapC family toxin: MNEPSTRGILDTSTVILLGEIADPTTLPDESVISAITLAELSVGPHVAPSDDERSARQQHLQQAEADFEVLPFDADCARAFGGVAAALRASGRKPAARAYDALIAATAIAHGIALYTCNPIDFAGIPRLELRPIAHPDTR, from the coding sequence GTGAATGAGCCATCCACGCGCGGAATCCTCGACACGTCCACGGTGATCCTTCTCGGTGAGATCGCCGACCCGACGACCCTTCCCGACGAATCGGTGATCAGTGCGATCACCCTGGCGGAGCTGTCCGTCGGCCCGCATGTCGCCCCCAGCGATGACGAGCGCAGCGCACGCCAGCAACATCTGCAGCAGGCTGAGGCTGACTTTGAGGTTCTCCCGTTCGACGCCGACTGCGCGCGAGCATTCGGCGGGGTGGCCGCCGCCCTGCGCGCATCGGGGCGAAAACCGGCGGCACGCGCTTACGACGCACTGATCGCCGCCACCGCGATCGCTCACGGGATCGCGCTCTACACATGCAACCCAATTGATTTTGCCGGGATCCCGCGGCTGGAACTGCGCCCTATCGCTCATCCGGACACTCGCTAG
- a CDS encoding type II toxin-antitoxin system Phd/YefM family antitoxin, which produces MSEVASRELRNHTAGLLRRVQAGEDITVTVNGKAVALLTALRPTRRRWLGRDELLRRLERAQADLALRQELAELAGDTSDELGPLP; this is translated from the coding sequence ATGTCGGAAGTTGCCTCCCGAGAACTGCGCAATCACACCGCAGGGCTGCTCCGGCGCGTGCAGGCTGGTGAAGATATCACCGTCACCGTCAACGGCAAGGCGGTCGCCCTTCTCACCGCTCTGCGGCCGACCCGACGCAGATGGTTAGGCCGTGACGAACTACTGCGGAGGCTCGAGCGCGCGCAAGCGGATCTTGCGTTGCGCCAGGAACTCGCTGAGCTAGCAGGGGACACCTCCGACGAGCTTGGTCCGCTGCCGTGA
- a CDS encoding type II toxin-antitoxin system VapC family toxin, whose protein sequence is MTSAGVLDTSVFIAQESGRLPDASRLPDELATTVVTVAELNLGVLAAASADIRAQRLATLDATADIVAFPVDDDAARMWARLRIHLAEAGRRVRINDLWIAAIAASRGLPVVTQDDDFDPLDGVAGLTIVRV, encoded by the coding sequence GTGACCTCCGCCGGCGTGCTCGATACGTCAGTATTCATCGCGCAGGAGAGCGGTCGCCTGCCCGATGCGTCGCGGCTCCCCGACGAACTGGCGACCACCGTCGTCACCGTGGCCGAGCTCAACCTCGGCGTGCTCGCCGCCGCCTCGGCGGACATTCGAGCGCAACGACTGGCAACACTGGACGCTACTGCCGACATCGTCGCATTTCCGGTCGACGACGACGCAGCGCGGATGTGGGCGCGGCTTCGAATCCATCTCGCAGAAGCCGGTCGGCGAGTCCGCATCAACGACCTTTGGATCGCCGCCATCGCAGCTTCCCGGGGACTGCCGGTGGTGACGCAAGACGATGACTTCGATCCCCTCGACGGGGTCGCCGGCTTGACGATTGTGCGTGTCTAG
- a CDS encoding cyclic nucleotide-binding domain-containing protein, whose product MSKLVQLCDYRTGRFDAFVVRSEDDRRACVRLLDRVRGEELGRIYGRSALDSAAFASEKVEDTLLACRDTRTGMIIGCVRSTPADQVAHLAASQQEYHLDRIPRELLARTVIGTRFAVQRDYRHSVASLVLKEKAYRETMRLGYALSLMTCEPGLFNYYTALGYRPMGRVHAGFTCGFRITMAMVHHDREHLERVRSPLVKVLRSHRGPLDEEALRWWADYERRHDTVNIGLARYVQTDSAIHGALSEGMSPKGVAELLHHAYLVDCLPRHLIIAKGDGGRSLFIVERGRVAVESGGRVVATFAAGEVFGELALILRGARTADVRAAGAGTRVLVLSQSALQRVSQAADQAALWRNLARVSGAAAAGAHLHPYSSPTPAEGVSSPATGLPVGSQ is encoded by the coding sequence TTGAGCAAGCTCGTTCAGCTATGTGACTACCGCACCGGCCGCTTCGACGCCTTCGTGGTCCGCAGCGAAGACGATCGCCGGGCCTGCGTGCGACTGTTGGACCGCGTGCGTGGGGAGGAGCTGGGCCGCATCTACGGGCGCAGCGCGCTGGACAGCGCCGCCTTCGCCAGCGAAAAGGTCGAGGACACGCTGCTGGCCTGTCGTGACACGCGCACCGGCATGATCATCGGTTGTGTGCGCTCGACCCCTGCCGATCAGGTGGCGCACCTGGCGGCGAGCCAGCAGGAGTACCACCTGGATCGCATCCCGAGGGAACTGCTGGCGCGCACCGTGATCGGAACGCGGTTTGCCGTCCAGCGGGACTATCGCCATAGCGTGGCTTCCCTGGTCCTCAAGGAGAAGGCTTACCGCGAGACGATGCGACTGGGCTATGCGCTGTCTCTGATGACCTGCGAGCCGGGCCTCTTCAACTACTACACCGCCCTGGGCTATCGCCCCATGGGGCGGGTACACGCCGGATTCACGTGCGGCTTCCGGATCACCATGGCGATGGTCCACCATGACCGCGAGCACCTGGAACGCGTGCGCTCTCCGCTGGTCAAGGTGCTGCGCAGCCACCGGGGACCGCTTGACGAGGAAGCCCTGCGCTGGTGGGCGGACTACGAGCGCCGGCACGACACCGTGAACATCGGGCTTGCGCGCTATGTGCAAACCGATTCCGCGATCCACGGTGCGCTCAGCGAGGGCATGTCCCCCAAGGGCGTCGCCGAACTGTTGCACCACGCCTACCTGGTTGATTGCCTGCCAAGGCATTTGATCATCGCGAAGGGAGACGGCGGACGCTCGCTTTTCATCGTGGAGCGCGGGCGGGTCGCAGTCGAGAGCGGCGGGCGTGTGGTGGCGACATTTGCGGCCGGCGAGGTCTTCGGTGAGCTGGCGTTGATCCTGCGGGGTGCTCGCACCGCTGATGTGCGCGCGGCGGGCGCCGGCACCCGCGTCCTGGTGCTCAGTCAGAGTGCGCTGCAACGGGTAAGCCAGGCTGCAGATCAGGCGGCGCTGTGGCGGAATCTGGCGCGCGTGTCTGGCGCGGCTGCTGCTGGCGCGCACCTGCATCCGTACTCATCCCCAACCCCGGCCGAGGGCGTCTCGAGTCCGGCGACTGGTCTACCCGTCGGCAGCCAATAA
- a CDS encoding enolase C-terminal domain-like protein, with product MTNAWGFAVRSLRIPLRVGVRQASFHRAESASIVVAVARDAVGVGEGCPRPYQTGEDIDSGVAWLNAIAPAALAAASDLAGLREFVWERRVELDQHPAAWCALELALLDALAREAGCSVERLLDLPETTTRFVYTLVLSDGPLEVTWAQLKRGFAADIRCYKVKLGADAQRNRERLDLLWRLAPGPIRVRLDANNLWGKDSKAAIRELGALAPLFYAVEEPLAPRCPTELARVARQVDTAIILDESLCTLADLALYGDRGVEWIANLKVSRCGGLLRAIELARAVQALSWPVVVGGQVGETSLLTRAGMVLARAVGDSLAGIEGGAGELLLARDPVRPVLQFGAGGVVDLARSGCSRRGFGLDAAWASTVCMEDDDGLVEQARSAM from the coding sequence ATGACGAACGCGTGGGGCTTCGCGGTTCGCTCGCTTCGCATTCCGTTGCGCGTCGGTGTGCGGCAGGCGTCTTTTCATCGCGCCGAGAGCGCCTCGATTGTGGTGGCGGTGGCTCGCGACGCGGTGGGTGTGGGCGAAGGCTGCCCGCGTCCTTACCAGACCGGTGAGGATATCGACTCCGGCGTGGCTTGGCTCAACGCCATCGCCCCCGCCGCGCTGGCCGCTGCCAGTGACCTTGCCGGCCTGCGGGAGTTCGTGTGGGAACGCCGGGTGGAGCTGGATCAGCACCCAGCGGCGTGGTGCGCGCTGGAGCTGGCCCTGCTAGACGCGCTGGCGCGCGAGGCCGGGTGCAGCGTCGAGCGGCTGCTTGATCTTCCGGAGACCACGACGCGTTTCGTTTACACGCTGGTCCTCTCCGATGGGCCGCTGGAGGTCACGTGGGCCCAGCTCAAGCGCGGCTTCGCGGCTGACATCCGGTGCTACAAGGTCAAGCTCGGCGCGGATGCCCAGCGCAACCGCGAGCGTCTCGATCTGCTGTGGCGCCTGGCCCCAGGTCCGATCCGGGTGCGCCTCGACGCCAACAACCTGTGGGGAAAAGACAGCAAGGCCGCGATCCGCGAGCTCGGCGCGCTCGCCCCGCTGTTTTACGCGGTCGAGGAGCCGCTGGCGCCGCGGTGTCCGACCGAGCTGGCGCGTGTGGCCCGGCAGGTCGATACCGCGATCATTCTGGATGAGAGTCTGTGTACGCTCGCCGACCTGGCGCTCTACGGCGATCGCGGCGTGGAGTGGATCGCCAACCTCAAGGTCTCGCGTTGCGGCGGGCTGCTGCGCGCCATCGAGCTGGCCCGCGCCGTTCAAGCGCTTTCCTGGCCCGTGGTGGTCGGCGGCCAGGTTGGGGAAACCTCGCTGTTGACGCGCGCCGGCATGGTGCTGGCGCGCGCGGTAGGAGATTCGCTGGCGGGTATCGAGGGCGGCGCCGGCGAGCTGCTGTTGGCCCGCGATCCTGTGCGACCGGTGCTGCAGTTTGGTGCCGGCGGGGTCGTCGATTTGGCTCGCAGCGGGTGTTCGCGGCGGGGTTTTGGCCTGGACGCTGCCTGGGCGTCCACCGTCTGTATGGAGGATGACGATGGCTTGGTTGAGCAAGCTCGTTCAGCTATGTGA
- a CDS encoding FitA-like ribbon-helix-helix domain-containing protein has translation MATLTIRDFDDDLKAALRVRAAEHGRSMESEVREILRAVLERPSSGPGMATRIRQRFSDIGDADLELPNRTERPRAAGLGE, from the coding sequence ATGGCGACCTTGACGATTCGCGATTTCGATGACGACCTCAAGGCGGCCCTGCGCGTGCGCGCCGCAGAGCACGGCCGCTCGATGGAATCCGAGGTCCGGGAGATCTTGCGCGCCGTGTTGGAACGCCCGTCGAGCGGTCCCGGAATGGCTACCCGGATTCGGCAGCGGTTCTCGGACATCGGGGACGCGGACCTCGAACTGCCGAACCGCACCGAGCGTCCTCGAGCTGCGGGGCTTGGCGAGTGA
- a CDS encoding type II toxin-antitoxin system VapC family toxin has protein sequence MIVLDTNVVSELMRHAPEPAVVSWVDGFSAADVVLTVVTAAELMCGVARLPEGSRKRELHTKVEGLLTEDFRDQILPFDAQAATHYGEIVAAREQIGRPISMADAQIAAICRCWSAGLGTRNVDDFADTGIDAVNPWATATS, from the coding sequence GTGATCGTCCTCGACACCAACGTCGTGTCGGAGCTAATGCGCCATGCACCAGAGCCTGCGGTCGTCAGTTGGGTCGACGGGTTCTCCGCCGCGGATGTCGTGCTCACCGTGGTGACGGCGGCCGAGCTGATGTGTGGCGTAGCCCGGTTGCCGGAAGGGAGCCGCAAGCGAGAGCTACACACCAAGGTCGAAGGACTGCTGACGGAGGATTTTCGAGACCAGATCCTGCCGTTCGATGCGCAGGCGGCAACGCACTACGGGGAAATCGTGGCCGCCCGAGAACAAATTGGGCGGCCAATCAGTATGGCGGACGCGCAAATTGCGGCCATCTGCCGCTGCTGGAGCGCTGGACTGGGAACACGCAACGTCGACGACTTCGCCGACACCGGAATCGACGCGGTGAATCCGTGGGCCACCGCGACGTCGTAG
- a CDS encoding serine hydrolase domain-containing protein produces MSSVPAGISLDNWLSAPYSQWSVQHVEVLVPTAVISRGTAPAAALPASGAPVAEIPVTSTDGVATTVGAVMATTATDGWAVACRGSMVAEEYLGGLGAQTRHLLFSVSKSLVAAVVGALHGAGAIELDAPVTAFVPALANCGYAGATVRHLLDMRSGIAFSENYRDPAAEIHILDQAIGWAPKRGPDVPSTLQDFLLTLRQKSAHGGPFQYRSCETDVLGWICEVVGGERMPELMSELLWTRIGAQCDATIGIDAVGTGLFDGGISACLTDMIRFGSLFLRDGVSLTEQQVVPAAWIADTLHGGPDSRQAFAASPDDTGLPGGMYRNQVWLPYPGSNVVLCLGMCGQMIYVNRAAELVAAKLSTQPHSDEPLMVDTLRAFDAVARELAAITS; encoded by the coding sequence GTGAGCAGCGTCCCGGCCGGCATCTCCCTGGACAACTGGTTATCGGCACCCTATTCGCAGTGGTCAGTCCAGCACGTCGAAGTCTTGGTGCCGACCGCGGTTATCTCGCGCGGGACCGCGCCGGCCGCGGCGTTGCCCGCGTCCGGTGCTCCGGTGGCCGAAATCCCGGTGACCAGCACTGACGGAGTGGCCACCACCGTTGGCGCGGTAATGGCCACCACCGCTACCGACGGGTGGGCCGTCGCCTGCCGCGGGTCGATGGTGGCCGAGGAGTACCTCGGCGGCCTCGGGGCCCAGACGCGGCACCTGCTGTTCTCGGTGAGCAAGTCGCTGGTGGCAGCCGTCGTTGGCGCGCTGCACGGGGCCGGTGCGATCGAGCTGGACGCGCCGGTCACGGCGTTCGTTCCTGCCCTGGCGAACTGTGGCTACGCCGGTGCGACGGTGCGTCACCTGTTGGACATGAGGTCCGGTATCGCCTTCTCGGAAAACTACCGCGATCCGGCTGCCGAGATTCACATCCTTGACCAGGCGATCGGGTGGGCGCCCAAGAGGGGGCCGGACGTGCCCTCCACGCTGCAGGACTTCCTGCTGACCTTGCGGCAGAAGTCGGCGCACGGCGGCCCGTTCCAATATCGCTCGTGTGAAACCGATGTACTCGGCTGGATCTGCGAGGTCGTCGGCGGTGAGCGGATGCCCGAACTGATGTCGGAACTGCTGTGGACCCGCATCGGCGCCCAATGCGACGCAACCATCGGCATAGACGCGGTCGGCACCGGACTGTTCGACGGCGGCATCAGCGCCTGTCTTACCGACATGATCCGGTTCGGGTCGCTGTTCTTGCGCGACGGTGTCTCGCTGACCGAGCAGCAAGTGGTGCCGGCGGCGTGGATCGCCGACACTCTCCACGGCGGTCCCGACTCGCGTCAGGCGTTCGCCGCCAGCCCCGACGACACCGGATTGCCCGGCGGAATGTACCGCAACCAAGTGTGGCTTCCCTACCCGGGCAGCAACGTCGTGTTGTGCCTGGGCATGTGTGGTCAGATGATCTACGTCAACCGCGCCGCAGAGCTGGTCGCCGCCAAGTTATCCACCCAGCCGCACTCCGATGAGCCGCTCATGGTGGACACGCTGCGCGCATTCGATGCGGTGGCACGCGAACTGGCGGCAATCACCAGTTAG
- a CDS encoding biotin carboxylase, with the protein MIVHAGGPEPEPRRPLSGLSDLRAFFHTNTVPLYFISPTPFNLLGIDRWVRNFFYLTYFDSFEGAHSRVFVPRRRDRIDFGSMGDVCNHLLRDPETLEFIANRGPGGKACFVMLDEKTQALADEAGLDVMHPPAELRHRLGSKIVMTRLADEAGVPSVPHVIGRVRSYDELSALAQNAGLGHDLVVVAAYGDAGSAVFFVRGQRDWDDHAGDLVGQEVKVMKRIRNVEVCLEGTVTRHGTVIGPAMTSLVGYPELTPRRGGWCGNDIWREVLPPAQTHAAREMVRKLGDVLRREGYRGYFEVDLLHDLDADELYLGEVNPRLSGASPMTNLTTEAYADMPLFLFHLLEYMDVEYELDIEEINSRWERGYGEDEVWGQLIISETSPDVELFTATPRTGVWRLDDEGRVSFARQGNDWATLLDESEAFYMRVAAPGDLRCEGAQLGVLVTRGHLQTDDYQLTERCRRWVKGIKAKFASTPLAPATPIVSRLVARA; encoded by the coding sequence GTGATCGTGCACGCCGGCGGACCTGAGCCCGAGCCGCGCCGCCCGCTTAGCGGCCTCTCGGACCTACGTGCGTTCTTTCACACCAACACCGTGCCGCTGTACTTCATCTCGCCGACCCCGTTCAACCTGCTGGGCATCGATCGCTGGGTACGAAACTTCTTCTACCTGACCTACTTTGACTCCTTTGAGGGCGCACATTCGCGCGTCTTCGTGCCCCGGCGGCGCGACCGCATTGATTTCGGGTCCATGGGGGATGTGTGCAACCACCTCCTGCGCGATCCCGAGACACTCGAGTTCATCGCCAACCGAGGGCCCGGCGGCAAGGCCTGCTTCGTGATGCTTGACGAAAAGACCCAGGCCCTCGCGGACGAGGCGGGGCTCGACGTCATGCACCCCCCGGCGGAGCTGCGCCATCGCCTGGGTTCCAAGATCGTCATGACGCGCCTAGCGGATGAGGCGGGCGTTCCGAGCGTGCCTCACGTAATCGGGCGCGTCCGCTCCTACGACGAGCTGTCGGCGCTCGCGCAGAACGCCGGGCTGGGACATGACCTCGTCGTCGTGGCCGCATATGGCGACGCCGGCAGCGCGGTGTTCTTTGTGCGCGGCCAGCGCGACTGGGACGATCACGCCGGTGACCTGGTCGGGCAGGAAGTCAAGGTGATGAAGCGCATCCGCAATGTCGAGGTGTGCCTCGAAGGCACCGTGACCCGTCACGGCACTGTGATCGGTCCCGCGATGACGAGTCTCGTCGGTTACCCGGAGCTGACGCCGCGCAGGGGCGGCTGGTGCGGCAATGACATCTGGCGCGAGGTGCTGCCGCCCGCACAGACGCACGCCGCGCGAGAAATGGTGCGGAAGCTGGGCGACGTGCTGCGCCGCGAGGGGTACCGCGGCTACTTCGAGGTGGACCTATTGCACGACCTGGACGCCGACGAGCTCTACCTCGGCGAAGTGAACCCGCGCCTCAGTGGCGCCAGCCCGATGACGAACTTGACCACCGAGGCCTACGCCGACATGCCGCTGTTCCTCTTCCACCTGCTCGAGTACATGGACGTGGAGTACGAGCTCGACATCGAGGAGATCAACTCGCGCTGGGAGCGCGGCTATGGCGAAGACGAGGTCTGGGGTCAGCTGATAATCAGCGAGACCTCGCCGGATGTCGAGCTCTTCACTGCAACCCCACGCACAGGTGTGTGGCGCCTCGACGACGAGGGGCGTGTCTCCTTTGCGCGTCAGGGCAACGACTGGGCCACGCTGCTCGACGAATCCGAAGCCTTCTACATGCGTGTCGCGGCGCCTGGGGACTTACGCTGCGAGGGCGCCCAACTGGGCGTGCTCGTCACCCGCGGGCACCTGCAGACCGACGACTATCAGCTCACCGAGCGCTGCCGGCGCTGGGTCAAGGGCATCAAGGCGAAGTTCGCCTCAACACCCCTGGCGCCGGCCACGCCGATCGTCTCGCGGCTTGTCGCACGAGCGTGA